In the genome of Synechococcus sp. CB0101, the window GCCTTCCCGGAGGCAACGGCTGCAGGCCAGGGCCAACGGCGTGGAAACGCTGCTCAGCTCCACGAGGGTGGCCTCCTCCTCGGCCGTGCCCGAGAGCACCATCAATTGGCGAGCCGGTTGCTCCTCAGCCCATTGCCGCAATTGCTCAAGGCCGTAGCTCCAGTGCCCGCGGCCTCCCAGCAGGCGCACCACCACCAAGTCGGTGCTCTGGAGGCTGGTGCGGATGTAGTGATCCAGCACGGCCGGATGTTGCAGGGCCGCCAGGTTCAGGGCGCGCAGGCTGCGGCCAGCTCCGATCACGTCAGGGCAGCGATCGAGTTGCGCTGCTAAGGCGGTGAGATCGGTGTCGGCGCTGGTGAGCAGCACCGCCGTTGCGGCTGGTTGTTCGATGAACAGCACCCCGTCGGAGGGGCTGCTGCTGCCCGGAACGGCGGCGAGGCGATGCATGGACCCATCTTGTCGGGCGCGGGTCGTCCACAGTCAGGACCCTGCCGATGAGAAGATCACCGTCAGCAGTGGCCGCGCCGCCCCACCGACCCATGCATCAGTTTTTGCCCTACGCCTGGTTCGGTGGCAAGTGCGTTCCCTTCGCTGAAGCAACGCTGTCGGTGGCTACCCACGCCCTGCATTACGGCACGGGTGCGTTTGGTGGAATGCGGGCCCTGCCCAACCCTTCCGATCCGAACGAGATCCTGCTCTTTCGGGCTGATCGCCACGCGCGGAGGCTCAGCCAGAGCGCACGGTTGCTGCTCACCGAGCTGAGTGAAGACACGATTCACAGCGCGATCCACCAATTCCTGCAGGCCAACAAACCCACCTGTCCGGTGTATCTGCGGCCGTTCGTGTACACGAGCGACCTGGGCATTGCGCCACGCCTGCACAACATCGAGACCGACTTTCTGATCTATGGCCTCGAGCTCGGTGACTACCTCTCCCCGGAGGGCGTGAGCTGCCGCATCAGCTCCTGGACCCGCCAGGAAGATCGCTCCCTGCCCCTGCGCGGCAAGATCAGCGGCGCGTATATCACCAGCTCCCTGGCCAAGACGGAAGCGGTGAAGAGCGGCTTCGATGAAGCGTTGCTGCTCAACAGCCGCGGCAAGGTGAGTGAAGCCAGCGGCATGAACCTGTTCATCGTGCGCGATGGCGTGCTGATCACCCCCGGCGTCGATCAAGACATCCTCGAGGGCATCACCCGCGCCAGTGTGCTCGAACTGGCTAAGACCATGGGCATTCCCACCCTGGAGCGCCCGGTGGACAAGAGCGAGCTGTTCATCGCCGATGAGGTGTTCCTCAGCGGCACCGCCGCCAAGGTCACCCCGGTGCGCCGGGTGGA includes:
- a CDS encoding branched-chain amino acid transaminase, which gives rise to MHQFLPYAWFGGKCVPFAEATLSVATHALHYGTGAFGGMRALPNPSDPNEILLFRADRHARRLSQSARLLLTELSEDTIHSAIHQFLQANKPTCPVYLRPFVYTSDLGIAPRLHNIETDFLIYGLELGDYLSPEGVSCRISSWTRQEDRSLPLRGKISGAYITSSLAKTEAVKSGFDEALLLNSRGKVSEASGMNLFIVRDGVLITPGVDQDILEGITRASVLELAKTMGIPTLERPVDKSELFIADEVFLSGTAAKVTPVRRVENTDLSSERPVMNAIRDRITAITEGRDPAFDHWVTRVRLNG